The following proteins come from a genomic window of Lycium ferocissimum isolate CSIRO_LF1 chromosome 4, AGI_CSIRO_Lferr_CH_V1, whole genome shotgun sequence:
- the LOC132054358 gene encoding pectin acetylesterase 8-like yields MMMAKTYPQLLLCLLICSLAIINTESHAKENVTSDEAYHVSKTIVQNAVSKGAVCLDGSPPAYHLEPGFGEGAGNWIVQLSGGAWCTSVTDCLGRSKSDIGSSKYMGSWWFTGIFSKNQSSNSEFYNWNKVFVRYCDGGAFTGNAESVDPATNLHFRGARIFEAVLEDLLAKGLKNAKNALLSGSSAGAYPTMLYCDRFRQLLPNTPRVKCMADSGYFIRVKDPHHAKAFTDIYTSLVTLHGAAKTLPKSCTSKMSPELCLFPENIQQDIKTPLFIANSAYDKFQINTTIANHVNGCIESGNCTASENKTFREFRSEFLAALPKADNPKLKGVFIDSFNHHSQNQFWWSPANVTTINNLTLTKAFVDWYYDRNYTYVIDEHDLPISALGTLKAKQSAMSTSSVKYNASISLTSNF; encoded by the exons ATGATGATGGCCAAAACATATCCTCAACTACTCTTATGtttacttatttgttcattGGCCATTATCAACACTGAGTCACATGCAAAAGAAAATGTAACATCAGATGAGGCATATCATGTCTCAAAAACGATCGTTCAGAATGCTGTGTCAAAAGGAGCAG TATGCTTGGATGGATCACCTCCAGCATATCATTTAGAACCAGGATTTGGAGAAGGAGCTGGAAACTGGATTGTTCAACTTTCG GGAGGAGCATGGTGCACAAGCGTCACAGATTGTCTGGGACGTTCCAAATCCGATATTGGTTCATCAAAATATATGGGTTCATGGTGGTTTACAGGAATTTTTAGCAAGAATCAGAGTTCAAATTCAG AGTTCTACAATTGGAACAAAGTATTTGTTAGATACTGTGATGGTGGAGCATTCACCGGAAATGCCGAATCCGTTGATCCT gCTACCAATCTTCACTTCAGAGGTGCAAGAATTTTTGAGGCGGTATTGGAGGATCTGCTAGCAAAAGGATTAAAGAATGCGAAGAAT GCCCTTCTTAGCGGAAGTTCTGCGGGAGCATATCCAACAATGTTATACTGCGATCGCTTTCGTCAATTATTGCCAAATACTCCTAGAGTGAAATGCATGGCTGATTCTGGTTATTTTATCCGTGT GAAGGATCCTCATCATGCAAAAGCTTTTACAGATATTTATACATCACTTGTTACTTTACAT GGAGCGGCCAAAACGTTACCTAAATCATGCACTTCAAAAATGAGTCCAGAATTG TGCTTGTTCCCAGAGAACATTCAACAAGATATCAAGACACCACTTTTCATTGCCAATTCAGCATATGATAAATTTCAG ATAAACACTACTATAGCCAATCATGTTAATGGTTGCATTGAAAGTGGAAATTGCACTGCCAGTGAGAACAAAACCTTCAGAG AGTTTAGGTCGGAATTTTTAGCTGCTTTGCCCAAAGCAGATAATCCTAAATTAAAGGGAGTTTTCATTGACTCGTTCAATCATCATAGCCAGAACCAGTTTTGGTGGTCTCCTGCAAATGTCACCACGATTAACAACTTG ACTCTAACAAAGGCATTTGTTGATTGGTACTATGATCGAAATTACACCTATGTCATAGATGAGCATGACTTGCCAATCTCTGCTCTAGGAACGCTTAAAGCCAAGCAGAGTGCGATGTCTACAAGTTCTGTAAAATACAATGCAAGTATTTCATTGACATCAAATTTCTGA